Within Lolium rigidum isolate FL_2022 chromosome 5, APGP_CSIRO_Lrig_0.1, whole genome shotgun sequence, the genomic segment TGCCCCTATGCAACAATTGTCGCGATCTTCCTGCAGCAGCCACACCTGTGAGGAAGACCTGTGCTTTGAGCTCCTGTCTGCGAATTAGGACTAGAACCGGTAGATCCATGTGGACGCAGAACCCGCTTCTTCGAgacgccggcgccgccgtgctcACTGGAGGCGCCGCGATGGCGGTGCTCCGCTTCTGGGAGCAGGTCGGCAACCGCGCGCTCTTAGACCAGGTGAGCTGCCACTACAAGATCTTTCTGTTTTCTTCTCGTCTGGGATTGATGATTGTTTCGATTTGTTTGGAAAAAATCTGGAATAGATCGCATATGTTTCTGCAATTGTGGTAAACCTGTTGCGTGGCCAAACTCCATTTCTGGAAGGGGAGGACTCCACTAGTAGTTAGCAGTAAACCTGTCTCCTTATAGTGTCATGTAATTCTGGAAGGGCAATTATGCCACCACCAAAATGATTCAGGTTGGCAGAAATGTTTAGAATCCAGTGCTGAAAAGTTACCCAGGCAAATAGGCAATGAAGGTTCACATGCAAATCATTTTATTGGACTTTTGGTCTGCATTTTCAGAAACTCTGCAGGAAGCTGGTGCACATAAGTGTTGGGCTGGTATATTTCCTTATGTGGCCTTTGTTCAGGTAAACCAGACAATACACACTTTTCTTATACTCCTAGAATGTATCACTTTGCTAACAATTATTTCGACATTGCAGTGCAGATGATGCCTATGCTCCATTTCTGGCCTCACTTGCCATTGCACTCAACATCGTAAGGGTGACCTTGATTGGACTTGGTGTAGTAAAAGATGACGGTGTGGTTAACTCAATGACAAGACATGGAGACTATAGGTAGTATATTTTTCCATCTCAGTTTTGTATATATTTGTGAACAATGAACTAACAACTATATCTCTATCTTTTGCTCCTCTTGTGTGCAGAGAGCTTCTTAGAGGCCCGCTGTACTACGCATGTGCTATAACACTCACTACTGTGATGTTCTGGAGGAACTCTCCCATTTCAATTGCTGTGATTTGCAATTTGTGTGCTGGGGACGGTATTAGTTCTTTCTGCTCTTTTGATTCTTCAGGTGAAGGTTTCAGAAAACAACATATATAAATGTATCATTCTTCATTTAGGCGCGGCAGACATAGCCGGAAGGCGATTGGGCAACATTAAGCTCCCTTACAACCCTTCGAAATCTTATGCGGGAACCATCGcaatgttcttctccggcttcatCGCATCGATCCTGTAAGCAACAAGCTATATACTACTCCGTACTACTGAAGACATCTTTTAGCTTTGGAGAGCAAAAGCCCTGAACCCACTTTTTTTCTGAAAGACTGGAACTACTACTGAACGTGTGTAAACATGTTGCAGGTACATGTGTTACTTCCATCTTTTCGGGTTCGTGGAGGAGAGCTGTTCTATGGCCGCTGCCTTTGGCATCACATCCCTTGCCGCCGCGATTGTCGAGTCACTCCCAGTCAGCACGCGCCTTGATGACAACCTGACTGTGCCGATCACCTCTGTGCTCGTCGGTGGCTTGGTTTTCTACTATGTTGGTGGTGGTGATACCGGGAACGGCGATAGAAGCAGCATCTCTGCAGTTGCTGCGATGGTCTTTGCAGGCAGTAGGTAGTACAATAAGAAGACACTGCAGGGGATGGCAATTGCTGAGATGATTTCTGCAGGCTGTTCATGGAGTCTTGATTCAAATGTTCGATCCGGGTTGTGTTTATTCAACAGCAATCTGAATTAAATCGTGTACCAGTATTATTTGTCATTGTCATGTCAGCAGCTATGTTAAAGGTTCTGAGTCAAACTGTAGATAGGGGAATTGAGGAAAAAGAAAGTTCCAAGGGCACAAAAGGGAGGCAAAAATATAATCTGAAGTAGAAAAGgtgtaagaaaaaaaaaattggcccATACAGGTCTCGAACCTGTGACCTTCGCGTTATTAGCACGACGCTCTAACCAGCTGAGCTAATAGGCCGTACTACTGAAGACATCTTTTAGCTTTGGAGAGCAAAAGCCCTGAACCCACTTTTTTTCTGAAAGACTGGAACTACTACTGAACGTGTGTAAACATGTTGCAGGTACATGTGTTACTTCCATCTTTTCGGGTTCGTGGAGGAGAGCTGTTCTATGGCCGCTGCCTTTGGCATCACATCCCTTGCCGCCGCGATTGTCGAGTCACTCCCAGTCAGCACGCGCCTTGATGACAACCTGACTGTGCCGATCACCTCTGTGCTCGTCGGTGGCTTGGTTTTCTACTATGTTGGTGGTGGTGATACCGGGAACGGCGATAGAAGCAGCATCTCTGCAGTTGCTGCGATGGTCTTTGCAGGCAGTAGGTAGTACAATAAGAAGACACTGCAGGGGATGGCAATTGCTGAGATGATTTCTGCAGGCTGTTCATGGAGTCTTGATTCAAATGTTCGATCCGGGTTGTGTTTATTCAACAGCAATCTGAATTAAATCGTGTACCAGTATTATTTGTCATTGTCATGTCAGCAGCTATGTTAAAGGTTCTGAGTCAAACTGTAGATAGGGGAATTGAGGAAAAAGAAAGTTCCAAGGGCACAAAAGGGAGGCAAAAATATAATCTGAAGTAGAAAAGgtgtaagaaaaaaaaattggcccATACAGGTCTCGAACCTGTGACCTTCGCGTTATTAGCACGACGCTCTAACCAGCTGAGCTAATAGGCCTTTTTTGTTGAAGTGCAGATCTATAACTATAAAACATAGTATATATCATAACAACAAAACGAACATAGAACAAATCAGTGCGTGGATCAAACTAGGGAAACTATCGAGCCTAGTCTTTGTTCTCAGGCCACATGCCCGCCGACGACGACCCCTGAATCGGCATCGGATCAGCGCCTTCTCGCCGGCGGTCCCTCCTTCGTGTCAACCAGAGGCGGATGAAGACAGAAGTGAAGAGTAGCGcaaagacgaggaggaggagcagcagcatgaGCTCCCCTTGCACCTTGTAGCTCCTCTCATCGTCCACCATCCGCGGAGGCCTGCTGCCATACTCCGCCGCCGGAGCTGACGACGGCTGGGCAAGCCCGGTGCCGGAGGCCATGGCTTCTAATGATCTAAAC encodes:
- the LOC124651481 gene encoding probable phytol kinase 2, chloroplastic, which gives rise to MWTQNPLLRDAGAAVLTGGAAMAVLRFWEQVGNRALLDQKLCRKLVHISVGLVYFLMWPLFSADDAYAPFLASLAIALNIVRVTLIGLGVVKDDGVVNSMTRHGDYRELLRGPLYYACAITLTTVMFWRNSPISIAVICNLCAGDGAADIAGRRLGNIKLPYNPSKSYAGTIAMFFSGFIASILYMCYFHLFGFVEESCSMAAAFGITSLAAAIVESLPVSTRLDDNLTVPITSVLVGGLVFYYVGGGDTGNGDRSSISAVAAMVFAGSR